One genomic region from Jilunia laotingensis encodes:
- a CDS encoding T9SS type A sorting domain-containing protein → MKTKKLLLMLCLVCTSTAFSQKMYLTKSYSPYMEVKYTYGENDRVIEMEDRASYTLKSKFTYNDLNQCIREDNYQLMDDDEWLHASYLVYTYDENGNLATRINYNLDPFSHELVKTGLMAYEYDDKHHLIVENTGLFMGEEKDKVVPYMRRTFTYDENGKKKTVLYEENEEMWGDEDPVWNESIKGVYHYNDLGKLDIDSSFTVSYETGEWVYYDKNTYAYDKNGNITLHEYYYGAADGTRWSISSFDEYEYDPTTSAAEYVYPINHEIVWPKFDNIVNKRVKEISHQKDDDGIMQLYDTYIYEYSPTGTSSIETAQVSDSGKMLIYPNPVKESFTLKLEDKRMPVYIYDAEGRLKVSFSDAEGTLNVSELPTGIYFVKCGKYTTKLVKE, encoded by the coding sequence ATGAAAACTAAGAAATTACTATTAATGCTCTGTTTAGTCTGTACATCTACAGCTTTTTCTCAAAAAATGTACTTAACAAAGTCTTATTCTCCTTACATGGAAGTAAAATATACGTATGGAGAGAATGATAGGGTGATTGAAATGGAAGATCGAGCGAGCTATACCCTGAAAAGCAAATTCACATACAATGACTTGAACCAATGCATACGCGAGGATAATTATCAATTAATGGATGATGACGAGTGGCTACATGCATCATATCTTGTTTACACGTATGATGAAAATGGAAATCTGGCTACAAGGATTAATTACAACTTGGATCCTTTCTCACATGAACTCGTTAAGACAGGATTAATGGCTTATGAATATGATGACAAGCATCATTTAATCGTAGAAAATACAGGATTGTTCATGGGAGAGGAAAAGGATAAAGTAGTACCTTATATGCGTCGTACTTTTACCTATGATGAAAACGGAAAAAAGAAAACAGTACTTTATGAAGAGAACGAAGAAATGTGGGGAGATGAAGATCCTGTATGGAATGAGTCGATAAAAGGTGTATATCATTACAACGATCTTGGCAAACTGGACATCGACAGTTCCTTTACGGTAAGCTATGAAACCGGTGAATGGGTTTACTACGATAAAAACACTTATGCTTATGACAAAAATGGAAATATAACCCTACATGAATATTATTATGGAGCTGCTGACGGCACCCGCTGGAGTATTTCTTCTTTCGATGAATATGAATACGACCCGACTACATCAGCAGCAGAATATGTATATCCGATAAACCACGAAATTGTATGGCCTAAGTTCGACAATATCGTCAATAAAAGGGTAAAAGAGATTTCCCACCAAAAGGATGATGACGGAATCATGCAATTATACGATACGTATATCTATGAATATTCCCCTACAGGAACCAGTTCCATTGAAACAGCACAAGTATCAGATTCGGGCAAAATGCTCATTTATCCGAATCCGGTGAAGGAATCGTTCACTTTGAAGCTGGAAGACAAACGTATGCCGGTATATATTTATGATGCAGAAGGACGTTTGAAAGTTTCCTTCTCCGATGCAGAAGGAACATTGAATGTTTCCGAGCTTCCTACAGGCATTTACTTTGTGAAATGCGGCAAATATACAACTAAATTAGTGAAAGAATAA
- a CDS encoding T9SS type A sorting domain-containing protein, with product MKTKELLLALCLICASTAFSQKMYLTRAYSPFTEVKYTYGSHDKVIETDDQSSYHLKCKYTYNDLNQCIREDDYQWMDDDQEWLYAAYILYTHDEKGNLATRINYNLDPSTREFVKSGLMTYEYDVNNHLVTENTGIFFGEDKESATPYMRRTFTYDKNGNMRTVLYEDNENMFGGDTEWIESIKGVYQYDDLGKLVADSSFTVSYETNDWVFNEKNLYVYDKNGNVTLHEYYHGVDNGTRWSISSFEEYEYDPSKLAAEYIYPVSYESGWPKFDNIVNERIKEISHQKDDNGIMQLYDTYAYEYSSTGTSSIETPQISDSGKLLIYPNPVKESFTLNLEDKYMPVYVYDTEGHLKVMFSNAEGTLDVSGLPTGIYFVKCGKHTAKLVKE from the coding sequence ATGAAAACTAAAGAATTACTACTGGCACTCTGCTTAATCTGTGCATCTACAGCTTTTTCTCAAAAAATGTACTTAACAAGGGCTTACTCACCGTTTACTGAAGTAAAGTATACGTATGGAAGCCATGACAAGGTGATTGAGACCGATGATCAATCAAGCTATCATCTGAAATGCAAATATACTTACAATGATCTGAATCAATGCATTCGTGAAGATGATTATCAATGGATGGATGACGATCAGGAATGGTTGTATGCCGCCTATATTCTTTATACGCACGATGAAAAAGGAAATCTGGCTACAAGGATCAATTATAATTTAGACCCTTCTACACGCGAATTCGTTAAATCCGGATTAATGACTTACGAATATGATGTTAATAACCATTTAGTAACCGAAAATACAGGAATATTCTTTGGAGAAGATAAAGAAAGCGCAACTCCCTATATGCGCCGTACATTTACCTATGATAAAAACGGAAATATGCGAACAGTACTTTATGAAGACAATGAAAATATGTTTGGAGGGGATACCGAATGGATTGAATCGATAAAAGGAGTATATCAATATGACGATCTCGGAAAACTGGTAGCAGACAGTTCATTCACCGTAAGTTACGAAACCAATGATTGGGTCTTTAATGAAAAAAACCTTTATGTTTACGATAAAAATGGAAATGTAACCCTCCATGAATATTACCATGGCGTTGACAATGGCACTCGTTGGAGCATATCTTCCTTTGAAGAATACGAATACGACCCGTCTAAATTGGCAGCAGAATATATTTATCCGGTATCATACGAATCGGGATGGCCGAAATTCGACAACATCGTCAATGAAAGAATAAAAGAGATCTCCCACCAAAAGGACGATAACGGTATCATGCAATTGTACGATACATACGCTTATGAATATTCCTCTACAGGAACCAGTTCCATTGAAACACCACAAATATCCGATTCGGGCAAGCTGCTTATTTATCCGAATCCGGTGAAGGAATCATTTACGTTGAACCTAGAGGACAAATATATGCCGGTGTATGTTTACGATACAGAAGGACATCTGAAAGTAATGTTCTCCAATGCGGAAGGAACATTGGATGTATCCGGCCTTCCGACTGGCATTTATTTCGTGAAATGCGGCAAGCATACAGCGAAATTAGTGAAAGAATAA
- the mutS gene encoding DNA mismatch repair protein MutS translates to MSNDIELTPMMKQFLDLKAKHPDAVMLFRCGDFYETYSTDAIVAAEILGITLTKRANGKGKTIEMAGFPHHALDTYLPKLIRAGKRVAICDQLEDPKMTKKLVKRGITELVTPGVSINDNILNYKENNFLAAVHFGKAACGIAFLDISTGEFLTAEGPFDYVDKLLNNFAPKEVLFERGKRGMFEGNFGSKFFTFELDDWVFTETSSREKLLKHFETKNLKGFGVEHLKNGIIASGAILQYLEMTQHTQIGHITALARIEEDKYVRLDKFTVRSLELIGSMNDGGSSLLSVIDKTISPMGARLLKRWMVFPLKDEKPINDRLNVVEYFFRQPDFKELIEEQLHLIGDLERIISKVAVGRVSPREVVQLKVALQAIEPIKEACMQADNASLNRIGEQLNLCLSIRDRIAKEINNDPPLLINKGGVIKDGVNTELDELRQIAYSGKDYLLKIQQRESELTGIPSLKIAYNSVFGYYIEVRNIHKDKVPQEWIRKQTLVNAERYITQELKEYEEKILGAEDKILMLETRLYTELVQALSEFIPAIQINANQIARVDCLLAFANVARENNYIRPVIEDNDVLDIHQGRHPVIEKQLPIGEKYVANDVMLDSATQQVIIITGPNMAGKSALLRQTALITLLAQIGSFVPAESAHIGLVDKIFTRVGASDNISVGESTFMVEMNEAADILNNVSSRSLVLFDELGRGTSTYDGISIAWAIVEYIHEHPKAKARTLFATHYHELNEMEKSFKRIKNYNVSVKEVDNKVIFLRKLERGGSEHSFGIHVAKMAGMPKSIVKRANEILKQLETDNRQQGISGKPLNEVSENRGGMQLSFFQLDDPILCQIRDEILNLDVNNLTPLEALNKLNDIKKIVRGK, encoded by the coding sequence GTGAGCAATGATATTGAACTAACCCCTATGATGAAGCAGTTCCTTGACTTGAAAGCAAAACATCCGGATGCGGTGATGCTTTTCAGATGTGGGGACTTTTACGAGACTTACTCGACAGATGCAATAGTTGCGGCTGAAATATTAGGAATCACATTGACCAAGCGTGCCAATGGTAAAGGTAAAACCATCGAAATGGCGGGGTTTCCTCATCATGCGTTGGATACTTATCTGCCGAAACTGATCCGCGCAGGTAAGCGGGTGGCGATCTGCGACCAGTTGGAAGATCCCAAAATGACGAAGAAACTCGTGAAGCGCGGAATCACAGAACTGGTTACTCCTGGTGTCTCTATCAATGATAATATTCTGAATTATAAGGAAAATAACTTCCTCGCTGCCGTGCATTTTGGAAAAGCGGCTTGCGGCATTGCGTTCCTCGATATCTCTACCGGTGAATTCCTGACAGCGGAAGGACCGTTCGACTATGTTGATAAGCTCTTGAATAATTTTGCCCCGAAGGAGGTACTTTTTGAACGGGGGAAGCGGGGAATGTTTGAAGGTAACTTCGGAAGCAAGTTCTTTACTTTCGAACTGGATGACTGGGTGTTTACCGAAACCAGTTCGCGTGAGAAGTTGCTGAAGCATTTCGAAACGAAGAACCTGAAAGGCTTCGGAGTCGAGCATCTGAAGAACGGTATTATCGCTTCGGGTGCTATCCTGCAATACCTGGAGATGACTCAGCATACACAGATCGGTCATATCACCGCACTTGCCCGCATCGAAGAAGATAAATATGTACGTCTGGATAAGTTTACTGTCCGAAGTCTGGAATTGATCGGCAGCATGAACGATGGCGGGAGCAGCCTGCTCAGCGTCATCGACAAGACGATCAGTCCGATGGGAGCCCGTTTGCTGAAACGCTGGATGGTATTCCCGTTGAAAGATGAAAAGCCGATCAATGACCGTTTGAATGTGGTGGAATATTTCTTCCGCCAACCGGATTTCAAAGAGCTGATTGAAGAGCAACTGCATCTGATTGGCGACTTGGAACGTATCATTTCGAAAGTAGCCGTAGGGCGTGTGTCCCCTCGTGAGGTAGTTCAGCTGAAAGTAGCTTTGCAGGCGATAGAACCCATAAAGGAAGCCTGTATGCAAGCGGATAATGCTAGCCTGAACCGTATCGGGGAGCAATTGAACCTGTGTTTGTCTATCCGCGACCGGATAGCAAAAGAGATCAATAACGATCCTCCGTTGCTTATCAACAAGGGTGGCGTAATAAAAGATGGTGTGAATACGGAACTGGACGAACTGCGCCAGATCGCTTATTCCGGAAAAGACTATTTGCTGAAAATACAACAGCGGGAAAGTGAACTGACAGGAATTCCCAGCCTTAAGATTGCTTATAACAGTGTGTTCGGCTATTATATCGAAGTGCGCAATATCCATAAAGACAAAGTTCCGCAGGAGTGGATACGCAAACAGACCTTGGTCAATGCGGAACGTTACATTACTCAGGAACTAAAAGAGTACGAAGAGAAGATTCTTGGCGCAGAAGATAAAATACTGATGCTGGAAACCCGGCTTTACACGGAACTCGTGCAGGCGTTGAGCGAATTTATCCCTGCCATTCAGATCAATGCCAATCAGATAGCGCGTGTCGATTGCCTGCTGGCATTTGCAAATGTGGCTCGTGAGAATAACTACATTCGTCCGGTGATAGAAGACAACGATGTACTGGACATTCACCAGGGCCGCCATCCGGTAATCGAGAAGCAGTTGCCCATCGGAGAAAAATACGTTGCCAATGATGTGATGCTGGATAGCGCGACCCAACAGGTCATCATTATCACCGGTCCGAATATGGCGGGTAAGTCGGCACTCTTGCGGCAGACGGCCTTGATCACCTTGTTGGCTCAGATCGGTTCGTTTGTTCCGGCCGAGAGTGCGCATATCGGATTAGTGGATAAGATATTCACGCGTGTAGGGGCGAGTGATAACATCTCGGTGGGAGAATCTACTTTCATGGTGGAGATGAACGAGGCAGCGGATATTCTGAATAACGTATCTTCCCGCAGTCTTGTGCTTTTTGACGAGCTGGGGCGGGGTACTTCCACTTACGACGGTATTTCCATCGCCTGGGCTATTGTAGAGTATATCCACGAGCATCCCAAGGCTAAAGCTCGTACCCTCTTTGCCACTCACTATCACGAATTGAACGAGATGGAGAAATCCTTTAAGCGGATCAAGAACTACAACGTATCCGTGAAGGAGGTGGACAATAAAGTTATTTTCCTCCGCAAGTTGGAGCGTGGCGGCAGCGAACACTCGTTCGGTATTCATGTAGCCAAGATGGCAGGTATGCCGAAAAGTATTGTGAAACGTGCCAACGAGATCCTGAAACAACTTGAAACGGATAACCGCCAACAAGGCATTTCCGGCAAGCCGCTCAATGAAGTCAGTGAAAACAGAGGCGGGATGCAGTTAAGTTTCTTCCAGTTGGATGATCCCATACTTTGCCAGATACGGGATGAAATACTCAATTTGGACGTGAACAACCTGACTCCGCTTGAAGCACTGAATAAGTTGAACGATATTAAGAAGATAGTGAGGGGGAAGTAA
- a CDS encoding glycoside hydrolase family 5 protein gives MKTVNLIFSVCIVCLLNLSAYAQDSTWSVEKAKSWGERQPWYCGVNYIPSNAINYTAMWDKTSFSPDLIDKELDLAEKIGINCVRVVMQYIVYEDDPVYFLRTFNHFLAISEKHHIKVIPCFFDDCAFGVNTDPVLGKQSEPLEGWYAWAWSPSPGYSMVVDSRTHYKLEEYVKSVMTRFKQDDRILLWDLYNEPTNTTMPERSLPLLYKVFEWAREINPEQPVTSGIWNDNTVLNDFLIKNSDVITFHRYAPVKETEEAMAKFMKLGRPVICTEWMNRVAKSTILDLLPLFKENHVGCVMWGLVNGKTQTHLSWGHRPEDLPYKGEWQHDIFTDKLVPYNPEEIELIKEMTRK, from the coding sequence ATGAAAACAGTTAATCTTATTTTTAGCGTATGTATAGTTTGTTTGTTGAATTTATCCGCTTATGCGCAAGATTCGACATGGAGTGTGGAAAAAGCAAAGAGTTGGGGGGAACGGCAGCCTTGGTATTGCGGTGTAAATTATATACCTTCTAATGCCATCAACTATACGGCAATGTGGGATAAGACCAGTTTCTCACCCGACCTTATTGATAAAGAGTTGGATTTGGCGGAAAAGATCGGTATCAATTGCGTGCGTGTGGTGATGCAATACATAGTTTATGAAGACGATCCAGTTTATTTCCTTCGTACTTTTAATCATTTTCTTGCCATTTCCGAGAAACACCATATAAAAGTCATTCCCTGTTTTTTTGATGATTGTGCTTTCGGTGTCAATACCGATCCCGTTTTAGGCAAGCAGTCGGAACCTTTGGAAGGGTGGTATGCCTGGGCATGGTCGCCCTCTCCCGGTTATTCCATGGTAGTGGATAGTCGTACTCATTATAAATTGGAGGAGTATGTAAAGTCTGTCATGACACGATTTAAACAGGATGATCGTATCCTGTTATGGGATTTATATAATGAACCAACAAATACGACTATGCCCGAAAGAAGTCTTCCCCTGTTGTATAAAGTATTTGAATGGGCAAGAGAAATAAACCCTGAACAACCGGTTACAAGTGGAATATGGAATGATAATACTGTTCTGAATGATTTTCTGATTAAAAATTCGGATGTGATTACATTTCATCGTTATGCGCCTGTAAAAGAGACAGAAGAAGCAATGGCAAAATTCATGAAATTAGGTCGGCCGGTGATTTGTACCGAATGGATGAACAGGGTCGCGAAGTCTACTATCTTGGACTTACTTCCACTTTTTAAAGAAAATCATGTGGGTTGTGTCATGTGGGGATTGGTCAATGGAAAGACACAGACTCATCTTAGTTGGGGACATCGTCCCGAAGATTTGCCGTATAAAGGAGAATGGCAACATGATATTTTTACTGACAAACTGGTTCCTTATAATCCGGAAGAGATAGAATTGATAAAAGAAATGACCCGGAAGTAA